The Pygocentrus nattereri isolate fPygNat1 chromosome 4, fPygNat1.pri, whole genome shotgun sequence genome includes a window with the following:
- the il17a/f3 gene encoding interleukin 17a/f3: MRVSVFFRAMLVVVMVALLLGEDSSPSQRSRGKKKGKSRAVAALSKPNRGSRGKMRKLWISLDQDLINPSDSPLVSPNLSTSPWTYEASYDESRIPSLIFEAKCERKGCITKDGHEDTSLQSKPVYYQILVLRRVKSKKKKYTLQLEKMTISVGCTCTLPTVVYQMS; this comes from the exons ATGCGGGTCTCAGTG TTTTTCAGGGCTATGTTGGTGGTGGTCATGGTGGCACTGCTGCTCGGAGAGGATAGTTCTCCCTCACAGAGAAGCAGAGGGAAGAAGAAAGGGAAGTCCAGGGCTGTGGCTGCACTGAGCAAACCTAACCGGGGCTCACGAGGGAAGATGAGAAAACTCTGGATTAGTCTGGATCAAGATCTAATAAATCCATCTGATTCCCCCCTTGTTTCTCCAAATCTGTCCACCTCACCGTGGACATATGA GGCCTCTTATGATGAATCCCGCATCCCCAGCCTCATCTTTGAGGCGAAGTGTGAGCGAAAAGGCTGCATAACCAAAGACGGACATGAAGACACCAGTCTGCAATCCAAACCTGTCTACTACCAGATCCTGGTCCTCAGAAGAGTGAAGAGCAAAAAGAAGAAGTACACCCTCCAGCTGGAGAAAATGACCATCAGTGTGGGCTGCACATGCACTTTACCCACCGTTGTGTATCAGATGTCATAA
- the stmn4 gene encoding stathmin-4: protein MTLTAYLDKLKELPLVSRFCSCINSIPVDQSVYKAEDAVDLNWCEIKDVEVIELNKRASGQAFEVILKPPSFDGVPELNTSMPHRRDPSLEEIQKKLEAAEERRKCQEAELLKHLAEKREHEREVIQKAFEENNNFIKNAKEKLEQKMEANKENREALLAAMLERLQEKDKHAEEVRKNKELKEEACR from the exons ATGACACTGACAG CCTACCTAGACAAGCTAAAGGAGCTCCCTCTGGTGTCACGCTTCTGTTCCTGCATCAACTCCATCCCTGTAGACCAGTCAGTCTACAAGGCCGAAG ATGCAGTGGATCTCAACTGGTGCGAGATCAAAGACGTAGAGGTTATCGAGCTGAACAAGCGAGCATCTGGTCAGGCTTTTGAGGTGATCCTGAAACCCCCATCGTTTGACGGCGTACCCGAGCTGAATACCTCCATGCCCCATCGCAGGGACCCCTCACTTGAGGAGATCCAGAAAAAGCTGGAGGCTGCAGAGGAGAGACGAAAG TGCCAGGAAGCAGAGCTCCTGAAACACCTTGCGGAgaagagagagcacgagagggaAGTCATCCAGAAAGCCTTTGAGGAGAACAACAACTTCATCAAGAACGCAAAAGAGAAGCTGGAGCAGAAAATGGAGGCCAACAAGGAAAACCGGGAGGCCCTGCTGGCAGCCATGCTGGAGAGGCTTCAGGAAAAG gACAAGCACGCAGAAGAAGTGAGGAAAAATAaggagctgaaggaggaggCCTGCCGGTAG